From a single Haloarcula sp. DT43 genomic region:
- the ligA gene encoding ATP-dependent DNA ligase LigA, protein MEFAAFADRADAIEAESADTAITEAVTDLFADAGSDLPTLARFVQGRVFPAYESRTLDIGPRLCYEAIARAAGRNVRADDVEGRLADVGEIGAVAASYDLGGQQGLAAFGAGGTDVLTVAELDAELRDLAAVDGSGSQGTKVDILFGLFNRCSPSEAAFLARLVLSEMRIGVGEGTVRDAVAAAFDVPVEAVERALQVSNDYGYVAEVARDEGEDGLAAITLEIGRPVQAMLAQAGTVTGALDDWERVAVEWKYDGARVQVHFDGEDARLFSRNMEEVTDPLPEVVDRVESTLSAPAILDGEVVAVDDDGDPLPFQEVLRRFRRKHDVAAAREDVAVRLHAFDCLHADGEDLLDAPLQTRHDRLDSLCAADGDLVSEVQVCDTADEIEKIEAAALEAGQEGIMLKDPTAAYSPGKRGKHWRKRKPDVETLDCLVTGAEWGEGRRANVLGTFELAVRTDDGYATVGNVATGLTDEELDDLTERFEAHVRAEDGREVDLDPAVVFEVGYEEIQASQSYDSGYALRFPRFRSVREDKSPADADSLERVERLAENG, encoded by the coding sequence ATGGAGTTCGCCGCCTTCGCCGACCGGGCCGACGCAATCGAAGCCGAGAGCGCCGACACCGCGATTACCGAGGCGGTCACCGACCTGTTCGCCGACGCGGGGTCTGACCTCCCGACGCTCGCTCGCTTCGTCCAGGGCCGGGTGTTCCCGGCCTACGAATCGCGCACGCTCGACATCGGGCCGCGGCTCTGCTACGAGGCCATCGCGCGGGCGGCCGGTCGGAACGTACGCGCCGACGACGTGGAGGGGCGGCTGGCCGACGTGGGCGAAATCGGAGCCGTCGCGGCCAGCTACGACCTCGGCGGCCAGCAGGGCCTCGCCGCGTTCGGAGCCGGCGGGACCGACGTGCTCACGGTGGCCGAACTCGACGCCGAGCTACGGGACCTGGCGGCCGTCGACGGCAGCGGGAGCCAGGGGACCAAGGTGGACATCCTCTTCGGGCTGTTCAACCGCTGCTCGCCGTCGGAAGCCGCCTTCCTCGCCCGACTCGTCCTCTCGGAGATGCGCATCGGCGTCGGCGAGGGAACGGTCCGCGACGCCGTCGCGGCCGCCTTCGACGTGCCCGTCGAAGCCGTCGAGCGGGCGCTCCAGGTCTCGAACGACTACGGGTACGTCGCCGAGGTGGCCCGCGACGAGGGCGAGGACGGGCTGGCGGCCATCACGCTCGAAATCGGCCGCCCGGTCCAGGCGATGCTCGCGCAGGCGGGGACCGTCACCGGGGCGCTCGACGACTGGGAGCGCGTCGCGGTCGAGTGGAAGTACGACGGCGCTCGCGTGCAGGTCCACTTCGACGGCGAGGACGCCCGCCTGTTCTCCCGGAACATGGAGGAGGTCACCGACCCGCTCCCGGAAGTCGTCGACCGCGTCGAGTCGACGCTGTCCGCGCCCGCCATCCTCGACGGCGAGGTCGTCGCGGTCGACGACGACGGCGACCCGCTCCCCTTCCAGGAGGTCCTTCGGCGCTTCCGACGCAAGCACGACGTGGCCGCGGCCCGCGAGGACGTGGCGGTCCGCCTGCACGCCTTCGACTGCCTGCACGCCGATGGCGAGGACCTGCTGGACGCCCCGCTGCAGACGCGTCACGACCGCCTCGACTCGCTGTGTGCCGCCGACGGCGATCTCGTCTCAGAGGTCCAGGTCTGTGACACCGCCGACGAGATCGAGAAGATCGAGGCGGCGGCCCTCGAAGCCGGCCAGGAGGGAATCATGCTGAAAGACCCGACAGCAGCGTACTCGCCGGGCAAGCGGGGCAAACACTGGCGCAAGCGCAAGCCCGACGTGGAGACGCTGGACTGCCTCGTCACCGGCGCGGAGTGGGGCGAGGGTCGCCGGGCGAACGTCCTCGGGACGTTCGAACTCGCCGTGCGGACCGACGACGGCTACGCCACCGTCGGCAACGTCGCCACGGGGCTCACCGACGAAGAACTCGACGACCTGACCGAGCGCTTCGAGGCACACGTCCGCGCCGAGGACGGCCGCGAGGTCGACCTCGACCCCGCCGTCGTCTTCGAGGTCGGCTACGAGGAGATACAGGCCTCCCAGTCCTACGACTCGGGCTACGCGCTGCGATTCCCCCGATTCCGCTCGGTCCGCGAGGACAAATCTCCCGCGGACGCCGACTCGCTGGAGCGGGTCGAGCGACTGGCCGAGAACGGCTGA
- a CDS encoding MBL fold metallo-hydrolase, producing MTIRHDGITAEWLGYATLRLEGEDTVVYFDPGRYGVLTGEWEPDTPGVGHPPTRDYAPKDGDIVCVTHVHHYDPDGIRRVASDDATVVACDGINVHASDRDLDRLADLDYEVREVSTEADILVDGVPIWTVPAYNHEDGRNLKDDGTPIHPKGIGCGFLVAVDDTRVFWTGDTDVLEGHAELDVSLFVPSIAQSYTMNRHEAADLAEAMDPDLVLPMHYNTFTSLEADSGAFAEDVAKRGVPVVLDEN from the coding sequence ATGACGATCCGACACGACGGCATCACCGCCGAGTGGCTCGGCTACGCGACCCTCCGACTCGAAGGCGAAGACACAGTGGTCTACTTCGACCCCGGCCGCTACGGCGTCCTCACCGGCGAGTGGGAGCCTGACACGCCCGGCGTCGGCCACCCGCCGACGCGCGACTACGCCCCGAAGGACGGCGACATCGTCTGTGTTACTCACGTCCACCACTACGACCCCGACGGCATCCGCCGGGTCGCCAGCGACGACGCCACCGTCGTCGCCTGCGATGGCATCAACGTCCACGCCTCCGACCGCGACCTCGACCGTCTCGCCGACCTCGACTACGAGGTGCGCGAGGTATCGACGGAGGCCGACATCCTGGTCGACGGCGTGCCAATCTGGACCGTCCCGGCGTACAACCACGAGGACGGCCGGAACCTCAAGGACGACGGCACGCCCATCCACCCGAAGGGCATCGGCTGTGGCTTCCTCGTCGCCGTCGACGACACCCGCGTGTTCTGGACCGGAGACACCGACGTGCTGGAGGGCCACGCGGAACTCGACGTCTCGCTGTTCGTCCCCTCCATCGCCCAGAGCTACACGATGAACCGCCACGAGGCCGCCGACCTCGCCGAGGCGATGGACCCGGACCTCGTGCTCCCGATGCACTACAACACGTTCACGTCGCTGGAAGCCGACTCGGGCGCGTTCGCCGAGGACGTGGCAAAGCGCGGCGTGCCGGTCGTGCTGGACGAGAACTGA
- a CDS encoding outer membrane protein assembly factor BamB family protein, with amino-acid sequence MPSSRRRYLRGCVATLGLATAGCLGSDGAIETTPIGTEATPESKVETATHTKSGETEPVVAWRHSLGSAITAPPISTGSHLYVGTESGTVATLATADGSQQWSYDASDPISSQPRRVGNTVFVVRGKEGLYEDHSVVALDAETGAKQWTFAPEEWWLELLGATEDMVYIGTNTDAPSKQGRTLYALTVSDGSVQWSGEIGDQYEGAVRNGAIYVASYGRFYAYDAETGEQRWTSDVSDYYSQTMVATDDTLCYAADVDETHGTLIGVAADTGATRWTHDDGFVTSTTLHDGMLYVGGPHVAALDPTTGEQRWRADQSGYVQQAPVQNGTLYTGGDVVRGHDSSTGELDWSWEPDVNVEGLMPAAVVSDTLYVDSWTDGDPRNRFKFAVDATAGTERWTFDAERDLTDLSADGSRAYVAAENTVYALE; translated from the coding sequence ATGCCCTCCTCCCGTCGGCGCTACCTTCGCGGCTGTGTCGCGACCCTCGGACTGGCAACCGCTGGCTGTCTCGGTTCGGACGGGGCCATAGAGACTACACCGATTGGAACTGAGGCGACGCCGGAATCAAAGGTCGAGACGGCCACCCACACGAAGAGCGGGGAAACGGAACCGGTCGTCGCCTGGCGGCATTCACTCGGTTCAGCAATCACTGCCCCGCCAATCAGTACGGGGAGCCATCTGTACGTCGGCACCGAGTCGGGAACGGTCGCAACACTCGCAACTGCTGACGGGAGCCAGCAGTGGTCGTACGACGCGAGCGACCCCATCAGTTCGCAGCCGAGACGCGTCGGGAACACCGTCTTCGTCGTACGCGGGAAAGAGGGGCTGTACGAGGACCACAGCGTCGTCGCGCTCGACGCCGAAACCGGCGCGAAACAGTGGACGTTCGCGCCTGAAGAGTGGTGGCTGGAGTTGCTCGGCGCGACCGAGGACATGGTGTACATCGGGACGAACACCGACGCCCCGTCGAAGCAGGGGCGAACGCTCTACGCGCTCACCGTCTCTGACGGGTCGGTGCAATGGTCCGGGGAAATCGGGGACCAGTACGAGGGAGCGGTGCGCAACGGGGCGATATACGTGGCGTCGTACGGTCGGTTCTACGCGTACGACGCTGAGACCGGTGAGCAACGGTGGACTAGTGACGTCTCGGACTACTACTCCCAGACGATGGTCGCCACCGACGACACGCTCTGTTATGCCGCCGACGTGGACGAGACTCACGGCACGCTCATCGGCGTCGCGGCCGACACCGGTGCGACCCGCTGGACCCACGACGACGGGTTCGTGACATCGACGACCCTCCACGACGGGATGCTCTACGTCGGCGGCCCACACGTCGCCGCGCTCGACCCGACGACCGGCGAGCAACGGTGGCGAGCGGACCAGTCCGGGTACGTCCAACAGGCCCCGGTTCAGAATGGGACACTCTATACGGGCGGCGACGTGGTTCGCGGTCACGACAGTAGTACCGGCGAACTTGACTGGTCGTGGGAGCCGGACGTGAACGTCGAGGGACTGATGCCGGCGGCGGTCGTCTCCGATACCCTGTACGTGGACTCGTGGACGGACGGCGACCCACGGAACCGATTCAAATTCGCGGTCGATGCGACGGCGGGGACGGAACGGTGGACGTTCGACGCCGAGCGCGACCTGACCGACCTGTCCGCTGACGGGTCGCGGGCGTACGTCGCTGCCGAAAACACGGTGTACGCGCTAGAATAA
- a CDS encoding DNA topoisomerase IV subunit A: MSTDSDTTPDTEEAREQLIDLAADFYDQFADGEVPTMTIPTRTKSNIVFDEDEQVWVYGDRNSTRSAKTISGAEKILKAVYTIDFLSQQLEEDRSSTLRELYYLSESWDLDEAQFNTQDESNNLIEDLEIVSDVKREDFHMRPEESGAKVMGPLLLREQTNRGDREIHCQDDVGQGGYQIPNNPDTIEFLDNDAAFVLCVETGGMRDRLVENGFDDEYDALVVHLGGQPARATRRLIKRLHDELDLPVTVFTDGDPWSYRIFGSVSYGSIKSAHLSEYLATPEAQFIGIRPEDIVEYELPTDPLSDSDVNALESELEDPRFQSEFWTEQIELQLDINKKAEQQALASRGLDFVTDTYLPERLTEMGIL; the protein is encoded by the coding sequence ATGAGCACCGACTCAGACACCACACCCGACACCGAGGAAGCGCGCGAGCAACTCATCGACCTCGCGGCGGACTTCTACGACCAGTTCGCCGACGGCGAGGTGCCGACGATGACCATCCCGACCCGGACCAAGTCCAACATCGTCTTCGACGAGGACGAGCAGGTCTGGGTGTACGGCGACCGCAACTCCACCCGGTCGGCCAAGACGATTTCCGGGGCCGAGAAGATTCTGAAAGCCGTCTACACCATCGACTTCCTCTCCCAGCAACTGGAGGAGGACCGCTCCTCGACCCTGCGTGAACTGTACTACCTCTCGGAGTCCTGGGACCTCGACGAGGCCCAGTTCAACACGCAGGACGAGTCGAACAACCTCATCGAGGACCTCGAAATCGTCTCCGACGTCAAACGCGAGGACTTCCACATGCGCCCGGAGGAGTCCGGGGCGAAGGTGATGGGACCGCTGCTCCTCCGCGAGCAGACCAACCGCGGCGACCGCGAGATTCACTGCCAGGACGACGTCGGGCAGGGCGGCTACCAGATTCCGAACAACCCCGACACCATCGAGTTCCTCGACAACGACGCGGCGTTCGTCCTCTGCGTGGAGACCGGCGGCATGCGCGACCGACTCGTCGAGAACGGTTTCGACGACGAGTACGACGCGCTTGTCGTCCACCTCGGCGGCCAGCCGGCGCGGGCGACCCGGCGGCTCATCAAGCGGCTCCACGACGAACTCGACCTCCCGGTCACGGTGTTCACTGACGGTGACCCGTGGTCGTACCGCATCTTCGGGTCGGTCTCCTACGGCTCCATCAAGAGCGCGCACCTCTCGGAGTACCTGGCGACCCCCGAGGCCCAGTTCATCGGTATCCGCCCGGAGGACATCGTCGAGTACGAACTACCGACGGACCCGCTGTCGGACTCCGACGTCAATGCCCTGGAGAGCGAACTGGAGGACCCGCGCTTCCAGTCGGAGTTCTGGACCGAGCAGATAGAGCTCCAGCTCGACATCAACAAGAAGGCAGAACAGCAGGCGCTGGCCTCTCGCGGGCTCGACTTCGTGACGGACACGTATCTGCCCGAGCGGCTGACCGAGATGGGTATCCTGTAA